From Dendropsophus ebraccatus isolate aDenEbr1 chromosome 10, aDenEbr1.pat, whole genome shotgun sequence:
TTAGGTAGCAAGGGGGGCTATTATAGACCTTTAAAAAACGTTGTACCCCCATAACCTATTTTTGTATAGGTGCCACGCCTGCTTGTTACGCACACAGACCCGTGAATACTTAAGGTCTATGGAAGGTTTGGGCCAAGGTTCAGATCCTTTAGAAAGTTCCAAATTTTTTTGCCCAATTTTGACTTCATGGCTTCATGGCGTTACAGACCTCCTACCTATCTCCAAGTCTTTGACTCCTTCAAGACACCATGACGATCCCAAAATAGGTCTTCCCCTCCGTATAATCCACCAGTTCGGGATGACTGACGTGGACGTACAGCTTGTGTCCTTTCTGGAGATTGGCTAGCCCTGCCAGGGTGAGACTGGCGTACCACGGATGGTGAGGTGACGGCGGGCCGAACACGCTCTCTGTACCTTGGGTCAGGGTGACGTTTTCACGGCGGGATTTGTGAAAGGTGAGGACTTGGCTGGAGAGGGACAAGTTCCAGGCGTGTCCTTCAAATGCCACTTGGCAGTAGACGTAGTATAGGCCTGGCCGGGGGACCACAAGGGTCGTACTCATAGGGTTCTTAACCCTCTGGAGAAATGCCACATCGTTCTTGGGGATCCATTTCAGGGTATTCTGTAGTGATGGCTGCTTCCCTATGGAGAGAAGACAACATGGTGAGTATACTATCCTCTTCTATCAGGACACGTGAAGCATTACATCATACATACTGAAATCAAAGCTTGAGTCAAGAGTTTGCTGAGCTGAACTTTTGTTGCAAATGTATCAGTATAAAAAACCATCATCTGACACACATTGATGGCTTATCCAATGTAAAtcctggaaatcccctttaaggatGATCTGTGAACTCACCGATCAGATGTGCAGCAGGTTTCCTAGAGTTTTGCTTCTGCCAGTTACTCTTCTGATTGACTGCGGAAAAAGTAAAAGAAACATTCATCTTCATATAaatatatctctctatctcctatctatctatctatctatctcctatctatctatctatctatctatctatctatctatctatctatctcctatctatctaggtcctatctatctgtctatctatcacctatctacagtatctatctatctatctatctatctatctatctatctatctatctatctatctatctatctcctatctatctatctatctatctatctcctatctatctatctatctatctcctatctatctatctatctatctatctatctatctatctcctatctatctatctatctatctatctatctatctatctatctcctatctatctatctatctatctatctatctatctatctatctcctatctatctaggtcctatctatctgtctatctatcacctatctacagtatctatctatctatctatctttctatctatctatctatctatctatctatctatctatctcctatctatcatctatctcctatctatctatctatctatctatctatctatctatctatctatctcctatctatctattaatctttctatttatctatctatctcctatctatctattaatctatctatctatctcctatctatctattaatctatctatctcctatctatctatctatctatctatctatctatctatctatctatctcctatctatctatctatctatctatctatctcctatctatctatctatctatctatctatctcctatctatctatctcctatctatctcctatctatctatctatctatctatctatctatctatctatctatctcctatctgtctatctatctcctatctatctcctatctatctatctatctatctatcgatctcctaactatctatctatctatcctctatctatctatctatctatctatctatctatctatctcatatctgtctatctatctatctatctatctatctatcgatctcctaactatctatctatctatctatctatctatctgtctgtccccATATTAGCCCCTAGGTATTATGTTATTCGGGTACAGACTGTGTATATAGataaaaaggagtccgtggagcctcagttgcaagtctcaaaacacgggaatagggggcaatcagtggagactcctaaatgagtactccatttgtttttttcactgttctccttgagttcagtgattggcgTGTTTTGTTGGGTATATAGATACCTATCTTCCTTCACTCCATTTATCCACCATGATTTACACTGCAGCCTCTGTTGTTCATACAGAATGGGTATAATAATCTATAAGGAGCTGAGTCATTAACGCCAGTAACAATAGgatttatagatgcctcccttgcATAGACTGAGCGCAGTGCTGCAGTGGTGGCATATTACTACATACAGGGGACCCAGCCTATAGCACAAGCTCATGTCCTCACTATGTAGGTGATTTGTTTACTGTTTTAACTCTGCTGTAATTGTAGGAATAGTCCAGCAGAGGTCGCACCTGCTCCAGGCGCTCTGCCCCAGCTCTTCTGTCTATGAATAATAATATATTCTTGATATACTGCGCCAATAAATCcacactatctatctcctatctatctctctatctattgaTCTCcacatctattatctatataattGTATTACTATCTATGACATTGTATAAATATCTATTACATCCCAGTTGCCTCACAAATCACAGCAGGGATCAGGGTTGCCATTTGTCACTTATAGATCTTAGTGACACAAACTCCATAATTCTGATGATATTATTA
This genomic window contains:
- the LOC138766340 gene encoding lymphotoxin-beta-like, which encodes MRDTWVRLLPLLLAIVLLPGAEATQQTSLRPGQKVNQKSNWQKQNSRKPAAHLIGKQPSLQNTLKWIPKNDVAFLQRVKNPMSTTLVVPRPGLYYVYCQVAFEGHAWNLSLSSQVLTFHKSRRENVTLTQGTESVFGPPSPHHPWYASLTLAGLANLQKGHKLYVHVSHPELVDYTEGKTYFGIVMVS